The following proteins are encoded in a genomic region of Nymphalis io chromosome 8, ilAglIoxx1.1, whole genome shotgun sequence:
- the LOC126770311 gene encoding plasma membrane ascorbate-dependent reductase CYBRD1-like isoform X4, which yields MTRKSQQQRSRSYESDEHERGACEWCEYALVITLATILLIGVSALTIFWTFFYREGYGWADDIPEKQFNLHPTLMVAGFITFSGFSVLLYRICRCFRRIYVKLLHAIFHALAFPCIVIGFLAVLDFHNKKGINNFYSLHSWIGFVAMGLFGLQYAVGFFSFLLLLICNKGTANFRASLVPIHAAFGILTFVLGVCACLTGLTEKALFTLGAERYSGLPDEGVIINAIGVAIIAILAVVMYIVSRDKFKADSREMRASVDL from the exons ACAACGTAGCCGTTCGTACGAGTCGGATGAACATGAGCGTGGTGCTTGTGAATGGTGCGAGTATGCTTTGGTCATCACTTTAGCCACCATCCTGCTGATCGGCGTGTCAGCGCTCACCATCTTCTGGACCTTCTTCTACAGAGAGGGCTATGGCTGGGCTGATGACATTCCCGAAAAGCAATTTAACCTCCACCCAACGCTTATGGTGGCCGGTTTCATCACATTCAGCGGATTTT cggTGCTGCTCTACCGCATCTGCCGTTGCTTCAGACGGATTTACGTGAAACTACTTCATGCAATATTCCACGCGTTGGCGTTCCCTTGCATAGTCATCGGTTTCCTCGCTGTTCTTGATTTCCATAACAAGAAGGGTATCAACAATTTCTACTCCCTGCACAGCTGGATCGGCTTCGTTGCTATGGGACTATTTGGTCTTCAG TATGCTGTCGGATTCTTCAGTTTTCTCCTCCTATTGATCTGCAACAAGGGAACGGCAAACTTCCGTGCTTCGTTGGTGCCAATTCACGCCGCGTTTGGTATTTTGACATTTGTCCTTGGAGTGTGTGCTTGTCTTACTGGACTCACTGAAAAGGCTCTCTTCACCCTTGG CGCGGAACGGTACAGCGGGCTGCCAGACGAAGGGGTGATCATCAACGCTATTGGTGTTGCCATCATAGCCATACTCGCCGTCGTCATGTATATCGTATCGAGGGACAAATTCAAAGCAGATTCCCGTGAAATGAGAGCATCTGTTGATTTGTAG
- the LOC126770311 gene encoding plasma membrane ascorbate-dependent reductase CYBRD1-like isoform X3: protein MRQRYQLKQRPQRSRSYESDEHERGACEWCEYALVITLATILLIGVSALTIFWTFFYREGYGWADDIPEKQFNLHPTLMVAGFITFSGFSVLLYRICRCFRRIYVKLLHAIFHALAFPCIVIGFLAVLDFHNKKGINNFYSLHSWIGFVAMGLFGLQYAVGFFSFLLLLICNKGTANFRASLVPIHAAFGILTFVLGVCACLTGLTEKALFTLGAERYSGLPDEGVIINAIGVAIIAILAVVMYIVSRDKFKADSREMRASVDL, encoded by the exons ACAACGTAGCCGTTCGTACGAGTCGGATGAACATGAGCGTGGTGCTTGTGAATGGTGCGAGTATGCTTTGGTCATCACTTTAGCCACCATCCTGCTGATCGGCGTGTCAGCGCTCACCATCTTCTGGACCTTCTTCTACAGAGAGGGCTATGGCTGGGCTGATGACATTCCCGAAAAGCAATTTAACCTCCACCCAACGCTTATGGTGGCCGGTTTCATCACATTCAGCGGATTTT cggTGCTGCTCTACCGCATCTGCCGTTGCTTCAGACGGATTTACGTGAAACTACTTCATGCAATATTCCACGCGTTGGCGTTCCCTTGCATAGTCATCGGTTTCCTCGCTGTTCTTGATTTCCATAACAAGAAGGGTATCAACAATTTCTACTCCCTGCACAGCTGGATCGGCTTCGTTGCTATGGGACTATTTGGTCTTCAG TATGCTGTCGGATTCTTCAGTTTTCTCCTCCTATTGATCTGCAACAAGGGAACGGCAAACTTCCGTGCTTCGTTGGTGCCAATTCACGCCGCGTTTGGTATTTTGACATTTGTCCTTGGAGTGTGTGCTTGTCTTACTGGACTCACTGAAAAGGCTCTCTTCACCCTTGG CGCGGAACGGTACAGCGGGCTGCCAGACGAAGGGGTGATCATCAACGCTATTGGTGTTGCCATCATAGCCATACTCGCCGTCGTCATGTATATCGTATCGAGGGACAAATTCAAAGCAGATTCCCGTGAAATGAGAGCATCTGTTGATTTGTAG